TTCCTGGAACGTTTCCGCGAAGCCGCCACCGATGGCTTTCGCGGCGTTGAATTTCTGTTTCCCTACGACCATCCGGCGCGTGACGTCCGGGCACGTCTGAACGATGCCGGCCTCACACAGGTGTTGTTCAACACACCGGCAGGCGACTGGGCGAGTGGCGAACGCGGACTGGCCGCGCTGCCGGGTCGCGAGGCGCAGTTTCGCGATGGCGTCGAGCTCGCACTCGACTACGCCGACGCGCTCGGCTGCCGTCAATTGCACGTGATGGCCGGATGTCCCGACGCTTCCCAATCGCCGGCGCAATGCCGTGCGGTGTATCTCGAAAATCTCGCCTACGCGAGCGAGCAGGCGGCAGCGCACGGTGTCACGATCCTGATCGAGCCGATCAACCCACGCGATTTTCCGCGCTACTTTCTCACGCGGCAGGATCAGGCCCAGGCCATCCGGCAGGAAGTGGGCGCCAGCAATCTCAAGGTGCAATTCGATGCGTACCACTGCCAGATCGTCGAGGGCGATCTGGCGGTCAAGCTGCGCCAGCACATCGCCAACATCGGCCACGTGCAGGTGGCGGGAGTGCCGGCGCGTCACGAACCCGACACGGGCGAGGTCAACTATCCGTTCCTGTTCCGTCTGCTCGACGAACTCGGCTACAGCGGCTGGGTGGGATGCGAATATCGCCCGCAAGGCGAGACGCGCGCCGGACTCGGCTGGCTCAAACCCTGGCTCAGGGCCACGCGATAGTCGCGCAACCGGCGACGTCTCCGAGCGGCACAACGCCGACTCGATGGCGGGATTGCGTGGGTCACCGCGCTTGCGCACTCACATCTGCTCGATTACGCAAAAGTGAATCGATTTTCGAAATTCGCTCGGATAGCGAACGATTTTCGGTGCGTGTCGGAGAAAGGGTTAGGAAAGATGTAGGTCGTCGCAGGTAAAAAAAATGGCGGGACACACGGGCCCGCCAAAACCACACGCTACGGGGTTAGCGCGAGGAGACCAGATTCGGAGCACTGCATCGAACCGCCTTGCAAATTGCGCCGGGGGACGCCTTTTGCCGATACAGTCGCGCTGCTGCGTTACCGGGGGATAAGCACATCAGCGTTGAGATGCATTGTGGTGGAAACGTATGACGCGAGGGGTAACAAAGTGTTTCAGGTTGTAACACCTCGAGCGTTTCACCGCGGCATCGGCCGTCCTGAAAGCCTTGTCGGACAAGGATTCTGCAAACACAGGGATACGTGCATATTATTTCGCATTCCTGAGTAAATTGTTGAATTCAGCGTCGACCGGTTTCCTTCGCATCGAACCGACTCTCCGTCAACCGCGCCGCGCGGCGTCCATTTCACGCGAACTTCGTCAATGTGCTAACTTCATTCTTTGTGCGTGGCAGCAAAGTGTCCGCCGGCGCGGGATGACCGGTCGACGGTGGGTTGCCCAAACGCAGTGAGAGCACGCTTTTTCTCCCTACAGTCACGGCCTGGCAGGGCCGAATTCGCATGGACACCATCGAACGCCTGGGACAGATTCTGGCGCGCGACCGCGTGATCGCGGTCGTCGGCTTGTCGCCGCGGCCCGACCGGCCGAGTTTCACCACGTCTCGCTACATGCAGCAGCACGGCTACCGAATCGTGCCGATCAATCCGCAGGCAGCGGATTCCGGCGCCACGGTTCTCGGCGAGATCGTGTATGCAAGCCTCATCGAGGCGGCCGATGCGCTGCGGGCCGAAGGCGTGGAGATCCAGATGGTCGACTGCTTCCGGCGCAGTGCCGATATACCGCCGATCGCCGAGGAAGCCGTGGCCATCGGCGCGAACAGCCTGTGGATGCAGTTGGGCATCGAGAACGACGAAGCGGCCGCGCTGGCGCTGGCCGCGGGGCTCGATGTCGTGATGGACCGCTGCGTCAAGATCGAGCATCAGCGCTGGCTGATGCAGGGCGGCAACGCCCGGATGCAAATGAACGTCCGTTGAAACCGACGGAACGACGGGATGACCGGATGACTTGCGCGACTGGACACAACACCGCACGCGCGAGCGCCGTGCCCGAACAGAACAACAACCTCTCCGACCACCGACCGCTGCCGACATGACCATCGACGCTGATCTTCTCGCCTATTACGACCAGATGGCGCGCAAGTATCCCGAGCCCGCCGACGCTGCCCCGCCCAGCCCGCAAGAGGTGCGCGCCAAGTTTGCGACCGTAGCCACCGAGGCCTTGCGTCCGTTGCCGACGGGGCTGCGCAGCGAGACGTTCGACATTCCGCTGCCGGGACGCACGCTGCGCGCCCGGCTGTACCGTCCGATCGGCCGCGAAGTACCGCTCGTCGTTTATTTCCATGGCGGCGGGTGGGTCGTGGGCGATGTCGACACGCACGGCACGCTCGCGGCCTTTCTTGCACAGGATGGCGACGTGGCGGTGTTGAGCGTCGATTACCGGCTCGCCCCCGAGCATCCGTTCCCTGTGCCGGCGGACGATGCACGCGAAGCGTTGGCTTGGGCGGCCGAGCAGCGTGCGCGGCTGGGCTTGAGCGTGGATCGTCTGGCGGTGGCGGGTGACAGCGCGGGCGGCCATCTGGCGGCGCAGGCGGCGGCGTGGTTCAACGATCGGCATCCGGGCGTGGTCGGCGTGCAGTTGCTGATCTATCCGGTCGTGCAGTATCGGTTCGACACGCCGAGCTATGAGCGCCTGGCGAACGGCACCGGTCTGACACGAGACGAGATGCGTTGGTACTGGAAGCACTATCTGGGCGATGTCGAGCCGGCGGTGGACGACGTGCGGGTGAATCTGATGGCGCAGGCGCCTCGGCATCCATTGCCCAACACGTTGGTGATCGCGGCCGAGTACGACCCGTTGCATGACGAAGCGCTCGAGTATGCGCAATTCGTGGCGCAGTCGGGGGGCCGTTCCGAGGTGATCGAGGCGTCCGGCCTGACGCACAGCTTCGCGAGGTTGCAGCCGTTCGTGCCGCAGGCGAGGTTGGTGATGCATGATGCGGCGCAGCGCTTGCGCGACTGGCTCGGCTGACGGGCGGGAAAGTCACCGGCGCCCCGAGGAGAAGGATCGGTGTTGGCCCTGGGCGAATGGGGCCGACGCCAGCGGGCGCTCACCGGAGCGACTTTGAGGTGGAGCGCAGGGGAGTGTCCGCTGGCGTCGGCGTCGCTGCGGCGGGAGAGAACGAAAACGGCCGCGAAGGAAAAACGGGAGCGGTGAGCAGCACGCAATGCGCTGACACCGCCCCCGCGTCTCCCATCAGCAGCTAAGCCCACTCACGTGTGAGGCCACGTACATCGACAAGCCCCTCACTTGAGCCACTTATCGACCACCGCCTGATACTCGCCGGTCTTTTGTGCGAGGTTGAGCCATTGGTCGACGTAATGCTTGAACACGTCGTCGCCGCGCGGCAGCAGATAGGCCTTCTCGCCGAACTGGAGCGGCTTGTCCGGGTTCACCGGGCAGAGCGCCGGGTTGAGCTTGTGCTGGAGCAGCGTCTCCGACGAATCCGTCACCATGACGTCGGCCTTGCCGTCGGCGATCTGCTGGAAGATCGTGACATTGTCCGGGTAGATCGTCAGCGTGGCGTTGGGCAGATACTGACGCGCGAAGCGTTCGTTGGTGCCGCCGGGGTTGGCGATCGCGCGCGTGCTCGGCTTGTTCAGATCGGCGAGCGTCTGGTACTTCGCCACGTCGGCGCAACGCACGATCGGCGACTTGCCGTCGACCATGACCACGCTGCTGTAGTAGGCGCGGGCGGCGCGATCGAGCGTGACCGAGATGCCGCCGACCGCGATGTCGCACTTGCCGGCGGTGAAGTCGTCCATCAGCCCCTTCCACGTGGTCGGCACGATCACCGGCTTCACGCCGAGCGACTTGGCGAGCGAGCCAACCAGATCGACGTCGATGCCTTCGAACTGCCCGTCCGGGCGACGATACGAATACGGCTTGTAGTCGCCCGTCGCGCACGCGCGCAGTGTGCCGGCCTTCTGGATGTCGTCGAGGCGCGAGTGCACGGCGGCAGGGGCCGCCGGAGTTTGCGCCTGGGCTGCGGTGGCGGCAAGCGCCACCCCTGCCATGAGGACCGCGTGCGCGGCCGCCATCATGACTTTCATACGTATCTCCTGATTGTTGTCATCGTGATGCACTGGTATGGCGAGCCATCCGACGCGGCCCGCCGGTCTCGCGCGGCCGGCAAGGCGCACGGTCGGCGAAACGTGCCCTCATAGTAATGACAGAGCGCGCCCGCGCCAACGGGTCTTTCACCGCTGCGCCAGGCCAACGCCAACCTCGGCGGGCGTAACCCGCGCCCTCCGCGAACGACCACCCGCGCCTTATCCGCGGCATAACGGCCCGCCGAGGGGCCGGGGACCGGATACCCGAGTAAAATGGCCGCTTGCCCAAAACCTTTCCACCACCGCCGCGACGTGTCCCAAGCTCTGCAAAACGATACTTTCCTGCGCGCCCTGCTGCGCCAGCCGACCGAGTACACGCCGATCTGGCTGATGCGCCAGGCGGGCCGGTACCTGCCCGAATACAACGCCACGCGCACCAAGGCCGGCAGTTTCCTGGCGCTGGCCAAGAACCCTGCTTACGCGACCGAAGTCACGCTGCAACCGCTCGAACGCTTCCCGCTCGACGCCGCCATTCTGTTCTCGGACATCCTCACGATTCCCGACGCCATGGGGCTCGGCCTGTCCTTCGAAGCCGGCGAAGGCCCGCGCTTCGCACACCCGCTGCGCACCGAAGACGACGTGCGGCGCCTGCAGGCACCGGACCTCGACAGCCTGCGTTACGTGTTCGACGCCGTGAGCGAAATCCGTCGCGCCCTGAACGGCCGCGTGCCGCTCATCGGCTTCTCCGGCAGCCCATGGACGCTTGCGTGCTACATGGTCGAAGGCGCGGGCTCGGCGGACTTCCGCACCGTCAAGACGATGATGTACGAGCGTCCCGACCTGATGACGCACATCCTCGAGACCAACGCGCGCGCCGTCGGCGACTACCTCAACGCACAGATCGAAGCCGGCGCCCAGGCCGTCATGGTGTTCGACACCTGGGGCGGCGCGCTCGCCGACGGGCGCTACCAGAAATTCTCGCTCGCCTATATGCAGAAGGCCCTTGCAGGCGTGCATCGCGAATGGAACGGTGCGCGCATTCCGCACATCGTCTTCACCAAGGGCGGCGGCCAGTGGCTCGAAGCGATCGCCGACACCGGCCCGGACGCCATCGGCCTCGACTGGACCGTCGATCTCGCCGCCGCGCGACGTCGCGTCGGCGACCGTTGTGCACTGCAAGGCAATTTCGACCCGACCGCCCTGTTTGCGTCGCCCGACGCCATTCGCGGTGAAGTGCGTCGTCTGCTCGACGCATACGGCAACGCACCAGGACATGTGTTCAACCTCGGGCATGGAATTTCCCAGTTCACCGAGCCGGAACACGTCGCGGCACTGGTCGACGAAGTGCACGCCTACAGCCGGAAGCTGCGTCAGACGTCGTAAGTTGCAACACCCGCAAATAGCGGCGCGGGTTTGCGGTGCATTTCGCCCTGCAAACCCGACCGCTGTTCCAGCGGTGGAATGTCAAGGAAAAAGCGGTCGAGGAACCCCTCCAATTTCGAGAGTTGTCCCAAAGACTTATGCACAAATTCTCGCTGCGCCGCCGCAACCGGGAAGCCCGCTGGGAACCCCTTCGATGCTATTCATAAGCTATTGATCAAAAAGCATTTTTGATTCTGCCCAAGTCGAAGGGCCGTACGGTGGGAAGGCCGCGCGGCGTGGCTGGCGAGCGATAATCCCCACAGTTCTCAACATAGTTATCCACAAGTGTTTCGAGCTCGCCGGAAAGGCGACTCAAATCCGAGGTTTAGCGAAATTTCTCAGGATTCACTTTAAGTTTGACCCGCGCCGACGACCTCTTAGTCCCGTCAACGGCATCGACCGACGACGCCCCTTCTCCGGCGGAAAACGCCCGCCCCGGAGGGCCTGCCATCGCCCGCGTGGCGCTCGACACACCGCTTCTGACCCTGTTCGACTACCGTCTCGATCAGGCCGCGAGTCCGGGGCAACTGGTACAGGTGCCGTTCGGAAGACGGCAGGTCGTGGGCGTCGTCTGGGAATTGACGCAGCGCAGCGAAGTCGATCCCGCGAAGCTGCGCGAAGTGACCGCCGTCTGGCATGAATTGCCGCCGCTCGGCGAGGACTGGCGTGCACTCATGCAATTCGCTTCGCGCTACTACCAACGCGGCGTCGGTGAAGTCGCCCTGCCGGCGCTGCCGGGACATCTTCGTACGCCGATGCGCTGGCCGCGGCTGCTGGCCCAACGCGGCGTGCAGCGCTACCGGATTGCCGACGGCGCGCTCGGCACGCTGATGGAGAACGTGCCCACCCGGCTGCGCGCGCAGCGCAAGCTCGCCGAGGGTCTCGCGCAGGCCGGTACCTTGGACGCCGACGAAGCGCGGGCGCTGTGCGCCAAGGCCGCCGACGTGCTCAAGCAGTGGGCCGCCGTCGGCTGGGTTGTCGTCGAAACCGTGCCGTTCCACGAAGCCGTGCGCGACGTCGATGACGATGCCGCGAACGACGCCATGCCCGTCGGATCCGAAACCGACGCCGGCAGCGATGAGGCCCGGGCCCACGCAGCCAAAACGCTCACGACCGGACAGGCCGACGCCGTCGCCGCGATTCACGACGCGCTCGTCGCGGCTGGCGCGCAGGGGCTCGGCGCGTCCGCCGGTTCTGCCGAAGCCCTCCCGTCGCCGACAGCGTCCGCCGCCTGTTCGCCGTTCCTGTTGTACGGCGTGACCGGCAGCGGCAAGACCGAGGTCTACCTGCGCGCCGTGGCCGAGGCGCTGCGCGAGCGCGACGCACAGGTGCTCGTGCTCGTGCCCGAAATCAATCTGACGCCGCAGCTCGAAGGCGTATTCCGCAACCGCTTCCCCGACGAGACGCTGGTCACGCTGCACAGCGGCCTGGCCGAAGGCGAGCGCGCGCGGCACTGGCTCGCCGCCCATCGCGGCGAAGCGCGCATCGCGCTGGGCACGCGACTGGCCGTCATGGCGTCGCTGCCGCATCTGCGCCTGATCGTCGTCGACGAGGAGCACGACCCGTCCTACAAGCAACAGGAAGGTCTGCGCTATTCCGCGCGCGATCTGGCCATCTGGCGCGCTGACCGACTGCGGATTCCCGTCGTCCTCGGCTCGGCCACGCCGTCGCTCGATAGTTGGCGGCGCGCGGAGCAAGGCCGCTACGTACGCCTGTCGATGCCCGAGCGCGCCACCCCCGACGCCGTGCTGCCGCGCGTGTCGCTCATCGACATGGAGATCGAGCGCAAGCGCCAGCGCACCGTGCACGAAGGGTTGTCGCAACCGCTGCTGGCCGCCATCCGTGCGCGCCTCGAAGCGGGCGAGCAGAGCCTGCTGTTTCTGAACCGTCGCGGTTACGCGCCGGTGCTCAACTGCGACGCCTGCGGCTGGATCAGCGACTGCCGCCGGTGCAGCGCGCACATGGTGCTGCACAAGCCCGAGCGGCGGCTGCGCTGCCATCACTGCGGCGCCGAATCGCGCATCCCGCACGCCTGCCCGGACTGCGGCAACCTCGATCTCGCGCCGCTCGGACGCGGCACGCAACGCATCGAGGAAGCCCTCGCCGAACACTTTCCCGACGCCCGTCTCGCGCGCATCGACGCCGACAGCACGCGTCGCAAGGGCAGCGCGCAGGCGCTCTTCGCGCAGGTGCACGCGGGCGAGGTCGACATCCTCATCGGCACGCAGATGGTCGCGAAGGGCCACGACTTCCGCAACGTCACGCTCGTCGGCGTGGTCAACGCCGACAGCGCCCTCTTCTCGCACGACTTCCGGGCGGCGGAACGCCTTTTCGCGCAATTGATGCAGGTCGCGGGCCGCGCCGGACGCGCCGCGCGAGCCGACGGCCCCGGCGACGTCCTCATCCAGACCCGCTACGCTTCGCATCCGCTGTTCGCCTCGCTCATGCGCCACGACTACGCGGGCTTCGCGGCGCAACAGCTGGAAGAACGCCGCGTCGCCCTGCTGCCGCCGTTCACGCACCAGGCGCTGCTGCGCGCCGAAGCCCGCAAGCTCGACGACGCCATGACGTTCCTCAAGCAGGCCCGCGAGATCGCCGCCGATCCATCGCTGCACGACCCGCGCATCTCGCTGTGGGACCCGGTGCCGATGACGATGGTGCGTATCGCGGGGACCGATCGTGCCCAGCTCGTCGTGGAGAGTCCGCATCGCGGCGCGCTGCAACGCTTCCTCACGCACTGGATGGGCGAACTCCGCGCCCTCAAGGCGCCCGTGCGATGGCACCTCGAAGTCGATCCGCTCGAAATCTAGCGCCCATGGCGCAGTATTAAACGGTATATAACGTTCCGAAAATTTGACAACATTAAAGGAATCTCCGACCATGCCTGCATTCGTTGCACGCTGAGGTTGCCGGTGCGAACACGCTCAACGTCGTTCGCGCCATGAGAAGTCCTACAGGAGACAATCCGATGAAGTCGCACGATCAGAGCGCCGCCCCCACGGCGCCGCATGCCGCCCAACTGTCCTCCCTTGCCGCTGCGGGACCTGACGAAGTTCTGCTGGCCGCGCCTCCCCTCGAATCCCCATTGGCTGCCGCGTCGCGCCGTCGCTTTCTGCGACGTGCCGGCGCCCTTGGCGTGGGCGCCAGCCTCGCCGGCCGTGCGCTCGACGCGATCGCCGCGGCCGCCGCACCGCAGACGGTCACGCTGCCGTTCGCGAACGGCGAGCGCGAGCTGGTCGCGTACCCGCAGAAGCGGCCGCTGATCCGACTCACAGCACGTCCGCCGCAACTGGAAACGCCGTTCGAGGTCTTCAACGACGGGCTCATCACGCCGAACGACGCCTTCTTCGTGCGCTACCACCTCGCGGGCATTCCGACCGACATCGACCCGGCGAAGCATCGCATCCGCGTGGGCGGCAGCGTCGCCAAGCCGCTCGAGATCTCGCTCGATTCCCTCAAGAAGGACTATGGCGCGCCGGTGGAGCTCGTGGCCGTGCACCAGTGCTCGGGCAACAGCCGGGGTTTCTTCGAGCCGCGCGTCGGTGGCGGGCAGATCGCCAACGGTGCGATGGGCAACGCGCGCTGGCGCGGCATTCCGCTCAAGCGGATTCTCGAACGCGCGGGCGTTTCGGCCAGCGCGAAGCAGGTGACGTTCGAGGGACTCGACCGCCCGGTCGTGCCCGCCACGCCGGAATTCGTGAAGGCGCTCGACATCGGGCACGCGATGGACGGCGAAGTGATGATCGCTTTCGCGATGAACGGCCAGGACCTGCCGATGCTCAACGGTTTCCCCGTGCGCCTGATCGTGCCCGGCTACTACGGCACGTACTGGGTGAAGCACCTGGCCGACATCAACGTCATCGACAAGGTCTTCGACGGCTTCTGGATGGCCAGCGCGTATCGCATTCCCGACAACGACTGCAATTGCGTCGCCCCGGGCACCGCGCCGCAAAAGACGAAGCCGATCGGCCGCTTTACCGTGCGCTCGTTCGTGACGAGCCATACCGACGGCCAACGGGTCGCGGCGGGCAAGGCGACACGCGTGCGCGGCATTGCGTTCGATGGCGGCGAAGGCATTCGCGACGTCCAGTTCTCCGCCGACGGTGGCCAGACGTGGCAGGCGGCGCAGCTCGGCGACGAACTCTCGAAGTACTCGTTCCGCGAATGGACGGCGTCGTTCACCCCGGCGCAACCCGGCGAATACGCGTTGAAAGTCCGGGCGACGAATCGCGCAGGGGTCACGCAACCTCTGCAGTCGTTGTGGAATCCGGCCGGCTATCTGCGCAACGGGGTGGAAACCGTGCGCGTGGTCGCGGCTTGAGACGGGGGACGATCATGAACGCCAGGAAATTCGCAAAGCGCGCCACCGCCGCCGCATTGGGTCTGATGGGCCTGTTCGGCGTCGCCACCGCACCGGCCCACGCCCTCGAGATCAAGCTGCCGCAGGAAACCGCTCAGCTCAAGGCCTCCACGCTCGCCGGCCATCAGGCCGCCAGCGCGTGGTGCGTCATGTGTCATTCCATCGACTACATCAACAGCCAGCCGCCCATGCCGGCGTCGTTCTGGAGCGCTGAAGTCACGAAGATGGTCAAGGTCTACGGCGCCCCGATCCCGGAAGATCAGGTCAAGCTGATCTCCGAATATCTCGGCAAGACGTACGGCAACGACCCGAAGTAAAGCGCTTCCCCCGGGGCGGCCCCCCGGGGGATTACCGGCGATGGTCCACGGTGCCCGCGCACCAGCTTTTCGCCGATCCCACTTCTCTTTCGTGTAAATCCTTTCGATTCTGATCTCACCGACTGTCATATAGGACGTCTCCTAGAACATCTTCCCAAGTGGCCGCCAATAAAATCGTTCGCTGGCCCGGGGACCATTGACGCACGTGATTTCCCGGTCTTTTTTCTTCGACTGGGGACACCAATGCGGAATCGACAATCCGGCTTCTTTCTGATCGGCGCAACGATCGCCGTGGCCATCGCAGGGGCCTTGCTGACCCTCTCGCTGCAGCAGCAAGTCCACGAAACGCGCATGCAGCGCGCCGAGAACGTCGGCAGCGCGCTCAAGGTCATCGGCAATGGCGTCGAGTCCTTCATCGTCGAGCATCACGGCGACATCGACAGGGCGCTGGACGGCAAGCCGGGCATCACGCTCTCACGCGCCGGCGAGTTGACCAACGTCCCGCTTTCCCGCGTGACCGACGCCCGCTTCGGCCACGTGCTTCAGGTGCGAATCGACGGCGTCACCGGACCACCGAGCGCCGCGGCAATCATTCGAATGACGCGTCTGCCGGGGGTGGGAGACAGGCCGCCATTGCCCGGTGCAAATTACGTCGTGCGGATCTTCCGCGATGTGAATGATCCGAACATTCGTGCCGTCGTCCATCTCGACAGGACGCTGCGCACGACTTACGGTCGCGATCCGGACTGGAACATGCTCGGCGCCGCCGTGCGCAAGATCGGCGTGAACGGCGGTCTGTCGCGGGACGACACCGGGCGCTTCACCTTTCCGCTGACGCCCACGAGCGATACGACCCATCCGAACACACTCCCGAGCACGGCCGACACTCCCGGTTTGCTGGCCGTTCGCGCGGGGTATTCGCTCAGCCCGCTCAATCGCTATCTCAGGCGCGACGGGACCGATGAGATGACCGGGCCTCTGAAGATGGGCGGAAAGGACATCGTCGGCGCCGGCAATATCAAGCTCGACGGCAGCCTGGAGACGTCCGGCGGAACGGTCAAGGCGAAAACCGTGGACGCGCAGG
The Pandoraea pulmonicola DNA segment above includes these coding regions:
- the otnI gene encoding 2-oxo-tetronate isomerase, which produces MPRFAANLTLLYQEVPFLERFREAATDGFRGVEFLFPYDHPARDVRARLNDAGLTQVLFNTPAGDWASGERGLAALPGREAQFRDGVELALDYADALGCRQLHVMAGCPDASQSPAQCRAVYLENLAYASEQAAAHGVTILIEPINPRDFPRYFLTRQDQAQAIRQEVGASNLKVQFDAYHCQIVEGDLAVKLRQHIANIGHVQVAGVPARHEPDTGEVNYPFLFRLLDELGYSGWVGCEYRPQGETRAGLGWLKPWLRATR
- a CDS encoding CoA-binding protein, which codes for MDTIERLGQILARDRVIAVVGLSPRPDRPSFTTSRYMQQHGYRIVPINPQAADSGATVLGEIVYASLIEAADALRAEGVEIQMVDCFRRSADIPPIAEEAVAIGANSLWMQLGIENDEAAALALAAGLDVVMDRCVKIEHQRWLMQGGNARMQMNVR
- a CDS encoding alpha/beta hydrolase, producing MTIDADLLAYYDQMARKYPEPADAAPPSPQEVRAKFATVATEALRPLPTGLRSETFDIPLPGRTLRARLYRPIGREVPLVVYFHGGGWVVGDVDTHGTLAAFLAQDGDVAVLSVDYRLAPEHPFPVPADDAREALAWAAEQRARLGLSVDRLAVAGDSAGGHLAAQAAAWFNDRHPGVVGVQLLIYPVVQYRFDTPSYERLANGTGLTRDEMRWYWKHYLGDVEPAVDDVRVNLMAQAPRHPLPNTLVIAAEYDPLHDEALEYAQFVAQSGGRSEVIEASGLTHSFARLQPFVPQARLVMHDAAQRLRDWLG
- a CDS encoding transporter substrate-binding domain-containing protein gives rise to the protein MMAAAHAVLMAGVALAATAAQAQTPAAPAAVHSRLDDIQKAGTLRACATGDYKPYSYRRPDGQFEGIDVDLVGSLAKSLGVKPVIVPTTWKGLMDDFTAGKCDIAVGGISVTLDRAARAYYSSVVMVDGKSPIVRCADVAKYQTLADLNKPSTRAIANPGGTNERFARQYLPNATLTIYPDNVTIFQQIADGKADVMVTDSSETLLQHKLNPALCPVNPDKPLQFGEKAYLLPRGDDVFKHYVDQWLNLAQKTGEYQAVVDKWLK
- the hemE gene encoding uroporphyrinogen decarboxylase; translation: MSQALQNDTFLRALLRQPTEYTPIWLMRQAGRYLPEYNATRTKAGSFLALAKNPAYATEVTLQPLERFPLDAAILFSDILTIPDAMGLGLSFEAGEGPRFAHPLRTEDDVRRLQAPDLDSLRYVFDAVSEIRRALNGRVPLIGFSGSPWTLACYMVEGAGSADFRTVKTMMYERPDLMTHILETNARAVGDYLNAQIEAGAQAVMVFDTWGGALADGRYQKFSLAYMQKALAGVHREWNGARIPHIVFTKGGGQWLEAIADTGPDAIGLDWTVDLAAARRRVGDRCALQGNFDPTALFASPDAIRGEVRRLLDAYGNAPGHVFNLGHGISQFTEPEHVAALVDEVHAYSRKLRQTS
- a CDS encoding primosomal protein N'; translation: MALDTPLLTLFDYRLDQAASPGQLVQVPFGRRQVVGVVWELTQRSEVDPAKLREVTAVWHELPPLGEDWRALMQFASRYYQRGVGEVALPALPGHLRTPMRWPRLLAQRGVQRYRIADGALGTLMENVPTRLRAQRKLAEGLAQAGTLDADEARALCAKAADVLKQWAAVGWVVVETVPFHEAVRDVDDDAANDAMPVGSETDAGSDEARAHAAKTLTTGQADAVAAIHDALVAAGAQGLGASAGSAEALPSPTASAACSPFLLYGVTGSGKTEVYLRAVAEALRERDAQVLVLVPEINLTPQLEGVFRNRFPDETLVTLHSGLAEGERARHWLAAHRGEARIALGTRLAVMASLPHLRLIVVDEEHDPSYKQQEGLRYSARDLAIWRADRLRIPVVLGSATPSLDSWRRAEQGRYVRLSMPERATPDAVLPRVSLIDMEIERKRQRTVHEGLSQPLLAAIRARLEAGEQSLLFLNRRGYAPVLNCDACGWISDCRRCSAHMVLHKPERRLRCHHCGAESRIPHACPDCGNLDLAPLGRGTQRIEEALAEHFPDARLARIDADSTRRKGSAQALFAQVHAGEVDILIGTQMVAKGHDFRNVTLVGVVNADSALFSHDFRAAERLFAQLMQVAGRAGRAARADGPGDVLIQTRYASHPLFASLMRHDYAGFAAQQLEERRVALLPPFTHQALLRAEARKLDDAMTFLKQAREIAADPSLHDPRISLWDPVPMTMVRIAGTDRAQLVVESPHRGALQRFLTHWMGELRALKAPVRWHLEVDPLEI
- a CDS encoding molybdopterin-dependent oxidoreductase, yielding MKSHDQSAAPTAPHAAQLSSLAAAGPDEVLLAAPPLESPLAAASRRRFLRRAGALGVGASLAGRALDAIAAAAAPQTVTLPFANGERELVAYPQKRPLIRLTARPPQLETPFEVFNDGLITPNDAFFVRYHLAGIPTDIDPAKHRIRVGGSVAKPLEISLDSLKKDYGAPVELVAVHQCSGNSRGFFEPRVGGGQIANGAMGNARWRGIPLKRILERAGVSASAKQVTFEGLDRPVVPATPEFVKALDIGHAMDGEVMIAFAMNGQDLPMLNGFPVRLIVPGYYGTYWVKHLADINVIDKVFDGFWMASAYRIPDNDCNCVAPGTAPQKTKPIGRFTVRSFVTSHTDGQRVAAGKATRVRGIAFDGGEGIRDVQFSADGGQTWQAAQLGDELSKYSFREWTASFTPAQPGEYALKVRATNRAGVTQPLQSLWNPAGYLRNGVETVRVVAA